The following proteins are encoded in a genomic region of Methanoculleus bourgensis MS2:
- a CDS encoding CDC27 family protein, whose translation MPGNWERIERPPLYSNYASQNEYFFEKEFSRLIDSEARNTNNIIAGNKELAIELRSQIEVFSGNISRSIHDSNKILDARLVDLIWLIEQQGNEMISALNKIGQMLSKPNATEAKEFRDRGNEAYRNGWYKEAEQEYLKSIEKNPYDFSVYHSLGNIYLFNTDKLDNQQKKENHQQAAECYRKAIKYAEPYSKDFAAFSSIHLAQSYNLLHDFASAYKVTLNLTRQFPDFLEARYLHAQYCVLLGKNDEALQNIIMLTTKNIGYILFLDKDPLFSPIQPQIQKICQTLIDKYKAQSNDFIIKIDKCINEFKRDKISGKELFELCTRYNNIKERYYNDNSLLGYYFAALHLMNLYNNLLKALTQIWVDKKKEADRLKREKIPNYLDGIFCILSIYVTYNLYAFIFAEDGLGYLMHSIDSYLAITFFALIFLLFGFYTIKLVKPAIESVIRGSCWLFTKLNLIKGPFPYKDELISPTNRLFGLLTLTWATLPFPLLITMWGHPSIDFPVIIEPPVLSIFVYQIIMLPGILLVGMVIRAIILHPIVCSRFVRELSAEQIIDMRLKNFQR comes from the coding sequence GTGCCAGGAAATTGGGAGAGGATTGAACGGCCTCCCCTTTACAGCAATTATGCTTCACAGAACGAGTACTTTTTTGAAAAAGAATTTAGTCGGTTGATTGATAGTGAGGCAAGGAACACCAACAATATCATTGCAGGTAATAAGGAATTAGCAATCGAGTTAAGAAGTCAGATAGAGGTTTTTTCTGGTAATATCTCTAGATCAATTCATGATTCAAATAAGATCTTAGACGCACGTCTAGTAGATCTCATCTGGTTAATTGAACAGCAGGGCAATGAAATGATCTCTGCGCTTAATAAAATTGGTCAGATGTTATCTAAGCCGAATGCTACAGAGGCAAAAGAATTCCGAGACCGAGGTAATGAAGCATATCGAAATGGTTGGTATAAGGAGGCAGAACAAGAATACCTAAAATCAATTGAGAAAAATCCTTATGATTTCTCAGTTTATCATTCGTTAGGAAATATATATCTTTTCAATACAGATAAGTTAGACAATCAGCAGAAAAAAGAGAACCATCAGCAAGCCGCTGAATGCTATAGAAAAGCAATAAAATATGCGGAACCGTATTCAAAAGATTTTGCTGCGTTCTCATCGATCCATCTGGCACAATCGTACAACCTATTACATGATTTTGCTTCAGCATATAAAGTCACCCTCAATTTAACTCGCCAGTTTCCTGACTTTTTAGAAGCAAGATATCTTCATGCGCAATACTGTGTTTTATTAGGCAAAAACGACGAAGCACTCCAGAATATCATTATGTTAACTACAAAGAATATAGGATACATTCTTTTCTTAGATAAAGACCCCCTTTTTTCCCCCATTCAGCCACAAATCCAAAAAATTTGCCAAACATTAATCGACAAGTATAAAGCTCAATCTAATGACTTTATCATCAAAATTGATAAATGCATAAACGAATTTAAACGGGATAAGATATCCGGAAAAGAGTTATTTGAACTATGTACGAGATATAATAATATAAAAGAACGGTACTACAACGACAATAGTTTACTGGGGTACTATTTTGCAGCCCTTCATTTAATGAACTTATACAACAATTTATTGAAGGCGTTAACGCAGATATGGGTAGATAAAAAGAAAGAAGCAGACAGGTTAAAAAGAGAAAAGATCCCTAATTATTTGGACGGTATCTTTTGCATTCTCTCGATATACGTTACTTACAACCTGTATGCCTTTATCTTTGCTGAAGATGGGCTTGGTTACCTTATGCACTCAATAGACAGTTACTTAGCCATCACATTTTTTGCGCTTATATTTTTACTATTTGGCTTTTACACAATTAAACTCGTTAAACCCGCGATTGAAAGTGTAATTAGGGGTTCCTGTTGGCTATTTACGAAACTCAACCTCATAAAAGGACCTTTCCCTTACAAGGACGAGTTGATATCACCAACCAACAGACTCTTTGGATTGTTGACATTAACTTGGGCGACACTTCCATTTCCACTTTTAATAACCATGTGGGGGCATCCCAGTATTGATTTTCCAGTCATAATCGAACCACCCGTACTTTCGATCTTTGTATATCAAATAATCATGCTCCCAGGGATATTACTTGTTGGAATGGTAATTAGGGCAATTATTTTACATCCCATAGTTTGCTCTAGATTTGTACGAGAACTCTCGGCAGAGCAGATCATTGACATGAGGTTAAAGAATTTTCAGAGATAA